The Poseidonibacter lekithochrous region CACCAATGATAGTTTTACCAAGTCTTTGAGCTTCTCTTATTTCATAATCAATCCATGCACTATGAGTTGCATACATTCCACCTAAAATAACTACAACATTTGTTGGGTTTATTTGTCTCGTCATTCCACGACTTAAACCAGCGGATGTTTTATCAGGTAAGGCTTTACTACTAGGAACACTATAGTTACTCCATGAGAAGTTTGGTTCTTCATTAAACCAATTAACTAATCTATCATAGTGAGCATTATATCCCCAAGCATGACTAATGAATATTGCTCTATTTTTAAGGTTTGGCATTTAATTTCCTTTTAAATTTAATTAATAATATTATATTACTTATCAACTTAATATGTAAAATAATATTATTTTATTGATGGTTATATGATAACTTTAACTTATATTTAAATATAAGTTGATACTAATAAGAAATAACACCTTAAAATTACACCACAGGGGTTGAATTCCCATTTTTAGTAATAGAAAATAGAAAAGTATTTTTTTATATAGCAGTATTTGTAGGGACTGATAAGTTTATAACTTAATCAAACCTACTATCTAAAAGCTTATAAATCTTGTCGTTTTCTCTTTTTCCCACAGCTAAAACAATAACAAATATTTCTTCATCTTTTACTTGGTATGCTAGTCTAAATCCTGCATTTCTTAGTTTGATTTTATATACATCTTCAAAACCTGATAGTTTGTCTTTTTGAACTTTTGGATTTTCTAGTCTTTCTTTTAGTTTCTTTTTGAATTGTTCTTTGATTTTGGAATCAATTTTATCCCATTCTTTTAGGGCTTTTTTATGAAATTGTAGTTTATAAGTCATCTAGATTTACTTCTACAAGTTCATCTGTATCTTCAATTCTTTCTTTTACTTTATTTGCAAGCATATAGTCATCTACTATTTCCATTAACTTTTCGTATGTTTGTGCTGGTACTAGGTAGGCACTAGCTTTGTTATGGTTTAGTATTGCTACTGCTTCATCTCCTGCTTCTTCTATTATAGAAGAGGGTGATTTTTTTAGTTCACTTATACTTGCTGAATAGTTTGATAAAATAGCATTCATTTTAAAACCTTTTTTAGTACTTTATTTAGTATATTATATGATATTTATTTTATCGTGTCAAGAATATAATTAAAACTCAAAAAACAATTTTTCAAGAAAGATTTTAGTCTACGCCTTTAGCTGATAAAATTCAATCCTTGATTGGGCTAGATTATCGAAAGTAAAATAAATAAAAATTAATAATTAGGTATACTGTCCCCTAATTTTACGTGACAATACAAAATCAAAAAATATATTAGCAAATATAAATACTAAGGAATTATTAAAATGGAAACAATTTATTCAAAAAAAAATCATCTAGAAATTAACACTAGTGTTTTATTTAAATCTTCTGAATTTAAAGAGAGTGTAATGAAGGAAACTGCAGAAAAGTTTGTACTTATATCTTGTACTACAAGATATATGCCAGAGATAGTTCACAAAGGAGATTCACTTAATATAATTTCCTTTTTTGACAAAATGAAAGAATTATACTTCAGCGATAATTCTATTAAAAATATAACTAATATGTCATCAACTTCGTGTTCTATCGACACAGAAACTCAAGTTTCATTTTTAACTCCTCTATATCACATGGGTTACTTTTTACTTTTAGCAAATATTTCAAATAATAAAGATTTAAAAAATAAACTTAAAAACAGAGCTTCAAGCTTTTTAAGAACTTACTATAAATTAGAAGAATATAAAGCTATTATTGCTGATAAAGATGATAAAAAAGTAAATATTAAATCTTTAACTTTTACAGAGCTAATAGCAGAATGGATGTCTTTTATTAATTCATTTCTAAGTGATTTTTCTGTTTATTTAATCAAATCTAAACAAAAAATAACTTTGCAAAATAAAGATGAAGTAGTGTTAAATTTTAAAAATTTAATGAAAGATATTAAGCCAAAACCTCTTAATATTAGTGAAGAGATTTTGACTTACTTAAAATAAAGTTTCGGGGATTTGTTCTATGAATATAATATTTTTAAATCTAGAAAATTAAATAGGAAATAAATGATAAAAGTAATTTTTTTAAACTGCTGCTTAATTCTTATTCTAACATCATGTAGTTATATAAAATACTCTAGTATTCAAGCAAACTATTCAAAGATACAAAAATCAGATCCAAGCCAAGTAAATTTGAAACATATGATAGATCGAGAAACTTTTTTTGTTTTAGGGAAGACAATCGATAAAACAAAAAAATATTCAAATAGACCTATGGCTATTGCCGCTTATTCTAGTAAATTTAGAAAAAATGAGCGTGTTGATACAATGTTCATTGAAGGAACAGAAACATATTATGGTTTAACTCTTCCAGAGGGTACATATACTTTATTAATCTATGCAGATATCAACCAAGATCAAATTTTTCAACAATCTGAAATAGTTGGAAAAAAAGAATTGATTTTGAATACAAACAAATTTCCAGAAAGAATTGTTAAACATAAAAATATAGAATTAACAAATAATTTCTTAATAACTTGGGCTGAAACTATTCCACTACCCAAAAAAGTAAAAATCAAACAATCTTTATACTATCCAACAGGTACAATTCGTAGTTTAACAGACCCAATATTTGATGAAAGAATTTCAATAATGGGAATGTATGACCCTGCATCTTTTATGAAAGCTGTACCAACAATGTTCTATGCAACACAAGAAGATGTTTCACATAAGATTCCAGTAGTCTTTGTTCATGGAATTGGAGGAAGTCCAAGACAATTTAATCCAATTATAAAACATATTGACAAGGATCGTTATAAATTATGGTTTTTCTATTATCCATCAGGTGGGGATTTAGATCAATTATCAGATTTATTTTATACTTTATTTCTATCTGGTGATGTTATCTCTTTAGGAAAAATGCCTTTAGTAGTTGTTGCGCATAGTATGGGAGGATTAGTAGTTAGAAAATCATTTAATAAATATGAAGGTAATACTAATGAGAATAAAGTTGAATTATTTGTAAGTATTGCTAGCCCCTTTGGAGGTCATCCAGCTGCTGAATCAGGCGAGAAATATGGATTAATTGTACTTCCATCATGGAAAGATTTAAATCCAAATAATCAATTTATAAAAGAGTTATATAAGAAGCAATTGCCAAAGTTTGTAAATCATCAACTTTTTTATGCTTATAAAAATCCCAGTATATTGAAAGTTAAATCAAACAATGATGGGGTGGTACCTTTATCTAGTCAGTTACATTCAGAGGCTCAAATGCAATCTCAAAATCAATTTGGATTTAATAGTAGTCATAATGATATACTAGAAAACAAAAATATGATTGATCTTTTATTAAAAAATATGGCTGGAGTGCAAAGTAAATTTCCAAAATCACATATGAAAATACTTGAGAATGGTGGTTTTAATGTAAAGTTAGATGATAAGTATAGTCCTCATACAAAATATTTAATTAACTATGCAGGAAGGTACATCATGTTATTAGTTAATGGTATGATTGAACCTATAAGTCCACAACAAAAACAATTTATCCAAGTTTTACAAGGGAAGAAAACACCAACTAACGATGTTGAAAAAGAGTTCATTCAGTTTATGAAAGAGTATTCTAAAGTCATTGAAACTGTTTTAAATGATAAGTAAAGATTCTACAATGACATTATAAAATTAAACTAGCAATTATTCATAGAGTATAGTTGCTAATTAATAGGCAATCTTATTTCAAAACATGCACCAATATAACTTTCGTATATGTATTTATATTCACAATTCTCTACTTCTAGAAAACCACCCATATTCTTCTCTATAATCTCTTTACACATATAAAGACCAACACCTGTACCTTGACTTTGATGTTTTGTTGTAAAATATGGTTCAAAGATACGATTTTTCAGAGATTTAGGAATTCCTCCTGCATTATCTTTAATCATAATTTTTACGTATTTATTATCTTCTTTTACTTCTATAAAAATTAGTTTTTTACTATTTTGATCTTTTTTTGTTAGTTCATCTTTTGCATTTCTTATTATGTTGATAAGTACTTGTATAAATTCATTTTCATAATTAGTTATTGTAATATCACCAATATTTTTAATTATTTTAATATCTAGATTATATAGTTCTGAACGGCATAATGATAATGATTTATTTATAACATCTTCTATAGTAAAATCTGTTTCTTTTTTATTTGTCTTAAAAAAGTTTCTAAAATCATCAATTGTTTTTGATAGGTATTGTGCAGTATTATTGATTCCACTTAGTCCCTCAATTAAAAAATCATCGTTTAAGACATTCATCTCTTTTTGAATTTTTAGTCCCGTTGCAGTTGCTGTAATTGTAGATAATGGTTGTCTCCATTGATGTGCGATGTTTCCTATCATTTCTCCCATTGCTGCCATCTTAGTTTTTTGTGCCATTATATTTTGTTGTTTTGTATTTTTATCAATATGTGCTTTAATCTCACTTTTGTATCTTATAAACTTTTTTTGTAATATTCTAGAAAAATAAATTGATAGTATTAATAGTACTATTGTAATTAATCCAGTAACTTCTAAGCTCTTATAAACATAGAGTTCAAATTTTTTATCTAATTCTTTTCTTTTTTGAATAATTGCTGTATTCATATCGTCTTCATAAAAACCTGTGCCAATCATCCATGACCAGCTATCTAATCCTTTTATATAACTCACTTTTTTAGTTGGTAGGTCATTTCCTGGTTTTTTATTTTGAATGTAGGTGTAATAGCCTTCGCCTTTTTTTGCTATTTTTAGAAGATTATTGATTACCTTTTTTGTTTCTACTGTATCATTGATTTTAATTGCATTCTTTCCTATATAGTCTTTTCTAATATGGCTTATGTAAATTAAATCAAAATCTATGATAAAGATATAATCATTTCTGTTTGAGTTTATATTATCTATGTAATCTAATATTTTTTCTTTTGTCTCAACTTCATATTCTTCTATATATTCACCAGTACCTATAAACCAGTTAAAAGGTTTGAAGTTACGAACAAGACCAATCTTTGTTTTTTGTTTATCAGGTTTAGTTGGGTTAAACCAATACCATTGATAAAATGACTCCTCAGTATTCTTCAAAAGATTTACCATATCTTGAATAACATAAGCACCTTTTGAATCTTGGTGATTCCAAAAGTTTTCACCTTCACGCTCTGGATTATGTGGAAGTAAAATATTTTCACCAGTATTTTCATAGATAAAAAAATAACCTCTATTTTTGTTAAATCTAATATTTCTAAGAGCATCAACAATTAATTTTTTTATGAAAACTGGGTCTTTATCTAAGTTATTTTGATATATGGTATTTGCAATTGCATAGGCATTATCAACTGCACTTGTTAGGGATTCTTTTAGTTCTTTTTTTGTAGATTGTTGTTCTTTTTTTATGAAATTGTATATTTCATTTGTTTCTTGTTTTATTCTGTTTTTATTTCGGATATTAAATTCAGTTCTGATTTTTTCTTTTTCAATTTCAAAAGTTCTATTATTTTCTACAAACTGAATAGTTAAAATTATGATAGAAATAGTGAGTACAAAAATACTTGGAGTATACTTTATTATTTGTAATAATTGTTTTTCATTTTGAAATATCATTATCTACCAATGTTTTAGATTTTGTACTAGTATAATAGCTAAATATAATAATGATATGAGAAATCTAAGTATACGAAATAATGAAGAGTTTTATGATAAAATTCGATTTAAGTTAAACATCATTATTAGGAACAAAATGCAAACAGAAGCACTACCAAACCACCATCACTACAAAATATTTAAACCACATGGTTTTTTAAGTCAGTTTGTACCTGAGAAAATGAAGAAAAAAAAGCTATTAAGTGAACTATCTGATTTCCCAGATAAAACAATGGCAATAGGGCGATTAGACCATGATTCTGAAGGATTATTATTACTTACAACTGATGGTATGATGAGCCATAAAGTAAGAGATAAGGGTATCGAAAAAGAATATTATGTTCAAGTAGATGGAGAGATTACACAAGAGGCAGTATCACTACTTCAAAATGGTGTAGAGATTACTGTAAGTGGGAATAAATATCAAACCCTTCCTTGCAAAGCATTTGCTCTTGAATCTGAACCCAATCTTCCATCTAGAGGTCGTAATATACGAGACCCAAGACATGGTCCTACTAGTTGGATATCTATCACTATTTGTGAAGGGAAAAAACGTCAGATTAGAAAAATGACAGCTTCTGTAGGTTTCCCAACACTGAGATTAGTAAGAGTTCGTATTGGTGATATTCATATTGATAATATGAATCCCGGTGATGTTATCGAACTGCCTAATTTTGATGATGTACTTAATGACTAAGATTAAGTATTATAAATCATAATCTTTTTTGAATCTATCACCTTTAAATTCTATATTATCTTTCAAGTTTAGTTGAAACATAATATTAGGATTTGTATTTATATCTTTTTTCTTTATATAGTACTGACAATCCACATTTGTCATACTCACTAGATATTTACTACCAATGTTAAAATCAGATAGTCTTGATTTCATAGTCAATAGATATTTATTATTTGTTTTCTTTATTGTATAGTTTTTATTTATTAGGTCTAACTGCTCTTTAAAATCTGCTATATCTTTACCTGGTATTTGAGTATTCCCAGATTTTTTTCTTCTAAATACTAGGCTAATATCAAAATACTTTTCTATCTCATCTACTGGAATAAAAAGTAAATCTTTTAAAGTCAATTTATTGAACTTTTTTGAAGATATAATCCATTCTACATTTTTTTCATTATAGATTGTTTTAACCCAATTGAATAGTATATTCTTATCAATATCAACGTGAATATTTGCAGTATTTGAGCCTTTGAATAATGAATAATTAGAGTTTAAATATTTTATAATTTCATTAGTATATTTGTTCTCATCATTTTTACTTTGCTCACAAAAATAAAATTTATTACCCTCTGGTGATAATACAATCTGTCCTGCGTCTGTTGAATCAAACTTTGCTTCAATATTTGTAAGAGTTCTGATTGATTCTCTCACTGTTATATAAGATGTTGTTACGTGATAACCACCATCCATTTTAAAGTTAGCATTAAAATAATTATTTAAAAAATCTGTTGCTTCTTCTTGGAATATTTCCCACTTTTGTAATGCCATTGTCTTGCCTTTAAAATTAATGGGGGAATTATAGCTTATAAGTCTTATTATTCTCACTTTTTCTTTAATTTTTATACCTAAAAATTCTAGGATACTTTACTTAATTATTAAGAAAACAAATATAATTTCTCCCAATGATATAAATAAGTCTAATTTGGGAATGCTTTATTAATTTTTAAACTTAGAAACGATGAAAATCAAAAGATAATATAATTTTAGAGTTTTTTTTAAGGTTTTAAATATATAATTAAAATATATATTAAATTTTTTTAGGATTTAAAATGAACTTATTTTTATCAAAAATGCTTTCTAGTATGGTGACACGCTTTTTATTTTTAGCAATTATAATAGTAGTGATAGTGACATCTATTAGATATTATGTAGTAAATGTACAGCTTAGAGGTGAATTTGAAAAGATTGTACAAACTCAACAAATAGCTCTTGCTTCGAGTATGGCATTAAATGTAAGTTATAAAATCACTCAAAGAAAAGAGTTTTTAAATAAAATAGCTTCTTCCATTCCAATTGAATTATTGAACAAACCTAAAGAGTTATCAGCATGGATACAAGAACGGCAAGATATCTATCCTATCTTTTCTAATGGAATATATTTTATCTCACCTAAAGGTTTTATAGTTCCTAGTTATTCAGACTTTAATACAAATTTATCTAAATCTAATTTTTCTAATAAGGATTATTTTAAAGGTGCATTTTCTAAAAATATATTTGTTGGTAAACCCACAAAAGGGATACTTTCAGATGAAGTTGTTATTCCAATATCAATAGCTATTAAGAACAAATCAGGGGACACCGTGGCAATAATAGTAGGTGAAAGTGCTTTATTGGCTCCTAAATTCTTAGATATGATAAATCAAGGGAAGATTGGAGAAACAGGAGGTTACTTATTAATTTCTAGAAGTGAAGAGATGTTTATTGCAGCTAGTAAAGAAATATTAATACTAAAAAAAACAGCAAAAATTGGGGTAAACAAACTTCATGATGAAGCGATGAAAGGTATTAATGGCAGTGGTATAACAAAAAATGCTCAAGGAATTTATGAAATGATTGCATTTCAAACTGTTCCAAATATTAAAGACTGGTTTATAGTAAGTAGAATACCTGTTAAAGAAGCATTTAAAGTGTTAGATAATTGGGAGAATATGTTAATTCGTGTTACATTTATTTCAATTCCTTTTATCTTGTTGATTATAATAATAGCCTTTATAGATATATTTAGACAACTATTTTTTGCAGTTAAACAAACAGAGAGAATGTTACTTGATGAGATTCCTTTAGATAGGCTTCCTATAAAAAGGATGGATGAGGTAGGACATTTAATGGCAGCTTTTAATCAATTGATAATAATGCTAAAGTCCAATCAAGAGGTATTAAAAGAACAAGCACATCATGATAATCTAACAGGACTTCCCAATCGTCTTTTGTTAGAAGATAGACTGAACCTTGAATTTTTAAGGGCAGACCGTAATAGTACTTATTTTGCATTGCTTTACCTTGATTTAGATGGCTTTAAACTTATCAATGATTCCTTGGGTCATGATGCTGGAGATATGGCATTAATAGAGGTTACGAAGAGATTTAAAACTTGTATAAGAGAAAGTGATACACTAGCAAGAATTGGTGGTGATGAGTTTGTTATAGTAGTGGGTAGTATAAAAAATAATCTGACAAATGCCCAAAAAGTGGCCGCTACAGTTGCTAATAAATGTATTGATATCTTAAATGAACAAATAAAAATTAAAGAGAATAATGCAAACCTTGGCGTATCAATTGGTATATCAATAGGTAATGGTCAAAGTTCACTTGATAAGCTTAGAAAAAAAGCAGATTTAGCAATGTATAAAGCTAAAGAATCTGGAAAAGGAAAGTATGTAATTGATAAAGGTTAATGATATTGATATTATATATATTAAGGAAATCATTACTTAAGATATATAAGTTAATCTTTAAACATTATTTTATTTTTAAAGGTATTATGTTAGGATTAATAAGCTTCTAAAAGGAGTTTATTATGAGATTAAAAAACCTAATACTAATCATTTGTTCTTTTCTTTTAATCATCAATACTTTACAGGCAGAAGATAAAAAAGTTGGTGAATTCTTTGGCGCAAAAAACACCCATATGCCTTCATGGTTTCTAAATAGTTTTTTAGATTTGGGCGAAGATATTGAAGACTTAGCATCTAATAACAAAAGACTTATACTTTATATACATCAAGATAATTGCCCCTATTGTTATAAGTTCATCACAGAAAATCTAAGTGATAAAACTACAAAAAATAAAATCTTGAAAAACTTCGGCATAGTTGAATTTAATATGTTTGGAGATAGAGAAATTATAGATATTGATGGGGAAGAATATACTGAAAAAGAGTTTGCTATAAAATATAAAGTTCAGTTTACTCCTACTTTGATATTTTTTGATGAAGAGGGAAAACAACTCTTAAGGCTGAATGGTTATATAAATATAAAAGATTTCAATTTAGCCTTAGATTATATCAAGGATAAAAAAGAAAATAGTTTATCTTACAAAGAGTATATAAGAGTTAAAAAGAATGAAAAACAAAATATGACTTTGATAGATGAACCAGATTTATTTACAAAGACTAGAAGTTTTGTAAGAGAAAGTGATTCTAAAAAAATGGCAATATTTTTTGAATCAACAAATTGTAATGAGTGTAAAACCCTACATAATAAACTACTAAAAGATGAAAGAACAAGAGCCTTACTAAAAAAGATGGATGTATATCAAGTAGATATAAATTCACCAAAATCAATAGTAACACCATCTAAACTAATCACAAAGATAAAAGATTGGACTAGTGAGCTGAATATCAC contains the following coding sequences:
- a CDS encoding DUF413 domain-containing protein, translating into MIDRETFFVLGKTIDKTKKYSNRPMAIAAYSSKFRKNERVDTMFIEGTETYYGLTLPEGTYTLLIYADINQDQIFQQSEIVGKKELILNTNKFPERIVKHKNIELTNNFLITWAETIPLPKKVKIKQSLYYPTGTIRSLTDPIFDERISIMGMYDPASFMKAVPTMFYATQEDVSHKIPVVFVHGIGGSPRQFNPIIKHIDKDRYKLWFFYYPSGGDLDQLSDLFYTLFLSGDVISLGKMPLVVVAHSMGGLVVRKSFNKYEGNTNENKVELFVSIASPFGGHPAAESGEKYGLIVLPSWKDLNPNNQFIKELYKKQLPKFVNHQLFYAYKNPSILKVKSNNDGVVPLSSQLHSEAQMQSQNQFGFNSSHNDILENKNMIDLLLKNMAGVQSKFPKSHMKILENGGFNVKLDDKYSPHTKYLINYAGRYIMLLVNGMIEPISPQQKQFIQVLQGKKTPTNDVEKEFIQFMKEYSKVIETVLNDK
- a CDS encoding cache domain-containing protein; the protein is MIFQNEKQLLQIIKYTPSIFVLTISIIILTIQFVENNRTFEIEKEKIRTEFNIRNKNRIKQETNEIYNFIKKEQQSTKKELKESLTSAVDNAYAIANTIYQNNLDKDPVFIKKLIVDALRNIRFNKNRGYFFIYENTGENILLPHNPEREGENFWNHQDSKGAYVIQDMVNLLKNTEESFYQWYWFNPTKPDKQKTKIGLVRNFKPFNWFIGTGEYIEEYEVETKEKILDYIDNINSNRNDYIFIIDFDLIYISHIRKDYIGKNAIKINDTVETKKVINNLLKIAKKGEGYYTYIQNKKPGNDLPTKKVSYIKGLDSWSWMIGTGFYEDDMNTAIIQKRKELDKKFELYVYKSLEVTGLITIVLLILSIYFSRILQKKFIRYKSEIKAHIDKNTKQQNIMAQKTKMAAMGEMIGNIAHQWRQPLSTITATATGLKIQKEMNVLNDDFLIEGLSGINNTAQYLSKTIDDFRNFFKTNKKETDFTIEDVINKSLSLCRSELYNLDIKIIKNIGDITITNYENEFIQVLINIIRNAKDELTKKDQNSKKLIFIEVKEDNKYVKIMIKDNAGGIPKSLKNRIFEPYFTTKHQSQGTGVGLYMCKEIIEKNMGGFLEVENCEYKYIYESYIGACFEIRLPIN
- a CDS encoding pseudouridine synthase — encoded protein: MQTEALPNHHHYKIFKPHGFLSQFVPEKMKKKKLLSELSDFPDKTMAIGRLDHDSEGLLLLTTDGMMSHKVRDKGIEKEYYVQVDGEITQEAVSLLQNGVEITVSGNKYQTLPCKAFALESEPNLPSRGRNIRDPRHGPTSWISITICEGKKRQIRKMTASVGFPTLRLVRVRIGDIHIDNMNPGDVIELPNFDDVLND
- a CDS encoding thioredoxin family protein, with the protein product MRLKNLILIICSFLLIINTLQAEDKKVGEFFGAKNTHMPSWFLNSFLDLGEDIEDLASNNKRLILYIHQDNCPYCYKFITENLSDKTTKNKILKNFGIVEFNMFGDREIIDIDGEEYTEKEFAIKYKVQFTPTLIFFDEEGKQLLRLNGYINIKDFNLALDYIKDKKENSLSYKEYIRVKKNEKQNMTLIDEPDLFTKTRSFVRESDSKKMAIFFESTNCNECKTLHNKLLKDERTRALLKKMDVYQVDINSPKSIVTPSKLITKIKDWTSELNITHIPTVIFFDEKAQEIIRIESNFKNFHFQSIVDYAVSNAYKDEKEFQRYLTKRADDIREKGIDVNIWD
- a CDS encoding diguanylate cyclase domain-containing protein — encoded protein: MNLFLSKMLSSMVTRFLFLAIIIVVIVTSIRYYVVNVQLRGEFEKIVQTQQIALASSMALNVSYKITQRKEFLNKIASSIPIELLNKPKELSAWIQERQDIYPIFSNGIYFISPKGFIVPSYSDFNTNLSKSNFSNKDYFKGAFSKNIFVGKPTKGILSDEVVIPISIAIKNKSGDTVAIIVGESALLAPKFLDMINQGKIGETGGYLLISRSEEMFIAASKEILILKKTAKIGVNKLHDEAMKGINGSGITKNAQGIYEMIAFQTVPNIKDWFIVSRIPVKEAFKVLDNWENMLIRVTFISIPFILLIIIIAFIDIFRQLFFAVKQTERMLLDEIPLDRLPIKRMDEVGHLMAAFNQLIIMLKSNQEVLKEQAHHDNLTGLPNRLLLEDRLNLEFLRADRNSTYFALLYLDLDGFKLINDSLGHDAGDMALIEVTKRFKTCIRESDTLARIGGDEFVIVVGSIKNNLTNAQKVAATVANKCIDILNEQIKIKENNANLGVSIGISIGNGQSSLDKLRKKADLAMYKAKESGKGKYVIDKG
- a CDS encoding type II toxin-antitoxin system Phd/YefM family antitoxin yields the protein MNAILSNYSASISELKKSPSSIIEEAGDEAVAILNHNKASAYLVPAQTYEKLMEIVDDYMLANKVKERIEDTDELVEVNLDDL
- a CDS encoding TIR domain-containing protein codes for the protein MPNLKNRAIFISHAWGYNAHYDRLVNWFNEEPNFSWSNYSVPSSKALPDKTSAGLSRGMTRQINPTNVVVILGGMYATHSAWIDYEIREAQRLGKTIIGVKPWGQERVPKSVRDASICEPVGWNRSSIINAIRTHS
- a CDS encoding type II toxin-antitoxin system RelE family toxin, with amino-acid sequence MTYKLQFHKKALKEWDKIDSKIKEQFKKKLKERLENPKVQKDKLSGFEDVYKIKLRNAGFRLAYQVKDEEIFVIVLAVGKRENDKIYKLLDSRFD